In Pyricularia oryzae 70-15 chromosome 2, whole genome shotgun sequence, one genomic interval encodes:
- a CDS encoding choline monooxygenase: protein MSLFRSFFGKPADDASSQTSQSSEKSPVRALPASWYTSQDMYSLERRAIFSRKWLLTTHKARIPNPGDWVKYNVAGYQFVIVRDRKDGEIHAMHNICRHRAFPVVTKEEGNSYVFSCKYHGWSYGLKGNLAKAPGYQEIPGFDRAQNGLFPIHVHVDCNGFVWVNMDAGEKPEIAWDDDFLGIDRQERFQHYNFDDYVYDHQWDMEGDWNWKILADNYNECYHCPTSHPDIPSIADLNSYYVNTEKAYIQHFGEPTEEQIANGFRVAATYFWPNASMNVSPHFFMIQRFVPLGPSKSQMRYEVYRNKNSSDADFKTISDMYKRIMSEDKYLCANAQKNIDAGVFVNGELHPDLEKGPLFFQKTVREVVTEHWEKEQRDNGGEEIWPARQKVSEKGIGEATKQDDNFCKMVESCGRAKAGSMDEGRRMCLDEAIAF, encoded by the exons atgtcACTCTTCAGATCCTTCTTTGGCAAGCCTGCCGACGATGCATCATCACAGACGTCGCAGTCGTCTGAAAAGTCACCGGTCCGCGCCCTGCCGGCGTCGTGGTACACCTCGCAAGACATGTACTCGCTGGAGCGACGGGCCATCTTCTCGCGCAAGTGGCTGCTCACCACACACAAGGCGCGCATCCCCAACCCGGGCGACTGGGTAAAGTACAACGTGGCGGGGTACCAGTTTGTGATTGTGCGCGACCGCAAGGACGGCGAGATCCACGCCATGCACAACATCTGCCGGCACCGGGCCTTCCCCGTGGTGACCAAGGAGGAGGGCAACAGCTACGTCTTCTCGTGCAAGTACCACGGCTGGTCGTACGGCCTCAAGGGCAACCTGGCCAAGGCGCCGGGCTACCAAGAGATCCCGGGGTTCGACAGGGCCCAGAACGGGCTCTTCCCCATCCACGTCCACGTCGACTGCAACGGCTTCGTCTGGGTCAACATGGACGCGGGCGAGAAGCCCGAGATCGCCTGGGACGACGACTTCCTGGGCATCGACAGGCAGGAGAGGTTCCAGCACTACAACTTTGACGACTACGTCTACGACCACCAGTGGGACATGGAGGGAGACTGGAACTGGAAGATCCTGGCCGACAACTACAACGAGTGCTACCACTGCCCTACCTCGCACCCGGACATTCCCTCCATTGCCGACCTCAACTCGTACTATGTCAACACGGAGAAGGCCTACATTCAGCACTTTGGTGAGCCTACCGAGGAGCAGATTGCCAACGGCTTCCGGGTGGCCGCCACCTACTTTTGGCCCAACGCATCCATGAACGTCtc ACCGCACTTCTTCATGATCCAGCGCTTCGTGCCCCTGGGCCCCTCCAAGTCGCAGATGCGATACGAGGTGTACCGCAACAAGAACTCGTCCGACGCCGACTTCAAGACCATCAGCGACATGTACAAGCGCatcatgtccgaggacaagtACCTGTGCGCCAACGCGCAAAAGAACATCGACGCCGGCGTCTTTGTCAACGGCGAGCTGCACCCGGACCTCGAGAAGGGGCCCCTCTTCTTCCAAAAGACGGTGCGCGAGGTCGTGACGGAGCACTGGGAGAAGGAGCAGCGCGACAACGGCGGCGAGGAGATCTGGCCCGCCCGGCAAAAGGTTTCCGAAAAGGGCATCGGCGAGGCCACCAAGCAGGACGACAACTTTTGCAAGATGGTCGAGTCGTGCGGCAGGGCAAAGGCCGGTAGCATGGACGAGGGGAGGAGGATGTGTCTTGATGAGGCGATTGCGTTCTAA
- a CDS encoding sarcosine oxidase — MPAAGDHTHQQQQQQQQQQQQPSYLIVGAGVFGVSTAYHLIRAHPGASVTLVDRDAADAESRVAASWDWNKVVRADYDDLAYCRLALEAQDVFESDPLWKPYFHKTGVYWICRSDYAKEVMAHHRAAGRGDDIVAVPIDEAKKLYGGIFKDADYSGAKEVLVNRASGWAAAGDCLRAVTRRAVELGVRYVVAETAVLELDGRGGCRGVRTTDGRTLTADRTILCTGAYTPKLLELSAAATGVDALRSGDRILAAGITTGMAELDEEQYKTYADMPVGFQGYVGYGKPFIGTLPPTKDRELKWWGSKIFTNMTEVLPGRHISAPPPASDYAQWNVSRRQKADIVEQKDLWYGEKSKNWKMTKHRICWDAFTTSSDFIISPHPAAKGLYVATCGSFHGFKFFPVLGKCVMQMLNGELTPELKQRWAWDRERPDYLKNPEYPNSDMRDLVDVVAKL; from the exons ATGCCCGCAGCAGGCGACCACacccaccagcagcagcagcagcagcagcagcagcagcagcagccctcGTACCTGATCGTGGGCGCCGGCGTCTTTGGCGTGTCGACGGCGTACCACCTGATCCGCGCGCACCCGGGGGCCAGCGTGACGCTGGTGGACCGGGACGCGGCCGACGCCGAGTCGCGCGTGGCGGCGTCTTGGGACTGGAACAAGGTGGTGCGGGCCGACTACGACGACCTGGCCTACTGCCGGCTGGCGCTCGAGGCCCAGGACGTGTTCGAGTCGGACCCGCTGTGGAAGCCCTACTTCCACAAGACGGGCGTCTACTGGATCTGCCGCAGCGACTACGCCAAGGAGGTCATGGCGCACCACCGCGCCGCCGGCCGCGGCGACGACATCGTGGCCGTCCCCAtcgacgaggccaagaagctgtACGGCGGCATCTTCAAGGACGCCGACTACAGCGGCGCCAAGGAGGTGCTGGTCAACCGCGCGAGCGGctgggccgccgccggcgactGCCTGCGGGCCGTGACGCGGCGCGCCGTGGAGCTGGGCGTCAGGTACGTGGTGGCCGAGACGGCGGTGCTGGAGCTGGACGGCCGCGGCGGCTGCAGGGGCGTGAGGACCACGGACGGGAGGACCCTCACGGCCGACCGCACCATCCTGTGCACGGGCGCCTACACCCCCAAGCTGCTGGAGCTGAGCGCGGCGGCCACGGGCGTCGATGCCCTGCGGTCCGGCGATAGGATCCTGGCCGCCGGCATCACGACCGGCATGGCGGAGCTGGACGAGGAGCAGTACAAAACCTACGCGGATATGCCGGTGGGGTTCCAGGGATATGTGGGATATG GTAAACCATTCATCGGCACTCTCCCACCAACAAAAGACAGGGAGCTCAAATGGTGGGGATCCAAGATCTTCACCAACATGACAGAGGTGCTGCCAGGGAGACACATATCGGCGCCTCCGCCGGCCAGCGACTATGCGCAATGGAACGTGTCGCGCAGGCAAAAGGCCGACATTGTGGAGCAAAAGGATCTGTGGTACGGCGAAAAGAGCAAAAACTGGAAGATGACCAAGCACAGGATTTGctg GGATGCCTTCACGACGAGCTCCGACTTTATCATCTCGCCTCACCCGGCAGCCAAGGGTCTGTACGTGGCCACGTGCGGCTCGTTCCACGGCTTCAAGTTCTTCCCGGTGCTGGGCAAGTGCGTGATGCAGATGCTCAACGGGGAATTGACGCCCGAGCTGAAGCAGAGGTGGGCCTGGGATCGGGAGCGGCCGGACTACTTGAAAAACCCCGAGTATCCAAATTCGGATATGAGGGATTTGGTGGATGTGGTAGCGAAGCTAtag
- a CDS encoding C6 transcription factor produces MELYFKYCHRQPIWCFERDEIGDFDTLPEELTSSIMALTARFSRRRVNTQLYSSNAKTLIMLRIANGTVDLFTIESLCILAYAAFIDGNIHLGQFHLGLSLQLCRSAMIDMEPLYLPEDNCTDRKRRLFWSLQLLEQSYGRQDAQLSNPNDKLRESEQNHGSTASSAVAATLDRAPSLPKDELGTSNPSEPGIWNTSLCLGWVWSQVRRYVADCARDGVVKEPWRHDSPYAKVLSDFMETENRIPMCHRYDSVRFFERDEDEIKQNRDYWACWLKEQMVYHAIVTVLNHPFLYIVGAQHNPNLGIPNTFWRRSSEQALLHATWLVRMIDMVVDKQIALVEPIIGHIAAIAATVHLYYSCAAAAKLKHKSNTDFAKCRKFLKSFIPYSAACGALDRNLDKMALIAAGAEAESIDADDWMPSKMYLSVPLMWEILQFSSSASQFGADQGGGGGLLDASLAPVVPPLDMSESSTLEIIVATSPEITINIADGGQEAPTRPQPVMHRGGGGVVGAAGGASAGGGAVVAANAGTHNPHHHHHHHHQNNNSSNPAAGHSIMDQQQQADSLTFYTTPWLYADPALLVGIGDLNLPQEETGNAWWEGENLNNIMFN; encoded by the exons ATGGAGCTCTACTTCAAGTACTGCCACCGCCAGCCCATTTGGTGCTTTGAGCGGGACGAGATTGGAGACTTTGATACGTTGCCCGAAGAGCTAACCAGCAGCATCATGGCACTGACGGCTCGCTTCTCTCGACGGCGGGTCAACACGCAGCTCTACAGCAGCAATGCCAAGACGCTCATAATGTTGCGCATAGCCAACGGCACGGTGGACCTTTTTACCATAGAGAGCCTGTGCATTCTTGCCTATGCGGCCTTCATCG ATGGCAACATCCACCTGGGTCAATTCCATCTCGGACTGTCCCTCCAGCTATGCCGCTCCGCCATGATAGACATGGAACCCCTGTACTTGCCAGAAGACAATTGCACCGACCGGAAAAGACGTTTGTTTTGGAGCCTGCAGCTGCTGGAGCAGTCGTACGGTAGGCAGGACGCCCAGCTGAGCAACCCCAACGACAAACTCCGCGAGTCGGAGCAGAACCACGGATCCACGGCATCGTCGGCAGTGGCAGCAACCCTGGACCGCGCCCCATCCCTCCCCAAAGACGAGCTCGGCACGTCCAACCCGAGCGAGCCTGGGATTTGGAACACCAGCCTGTGCCTGGGCTGGGTGTGGAGCCAGGTGCGACGGTACGTGGCAGACTGCGCGCGCGACGGGGTGGTCAAGGAGCCGTGGCGGCACGACTCGCCCTACGCCAAGGTGCTGTCCGACTTTATGGAGACGGAGAACCGCATCCCCATGTGCCACCGCTACGATTCGGTGCGCTTCTTTGAgcgcgacgaggacgagatcAAGCAGAACCGCGACTactgggcctgctggctcAAGGAGCAGATGGTCTACCACGCCATCGTCACCGTGCTCAACCACCCCTTTCTGTATATCGTCGGTGCCCAGCACAATCCGAACCTGGGCATACCGAATACCTTTTGGAGGAGGTCCAGCGAGCAGGCCCTCCTGCACGCCACGTGGCTCGTCAGGATGATTGACATGGTCGTCGACAAGCAGATTGCCTTGGTG GAGCCTATAATTGGTCACATAGCTGCAATAGCCGCGACGGTGCATCTGTACTACAGCTGCGCGGCCGCGGCCAAACTGAAGCACAAGTCCAACACCGACTTTGCCAAGTGCCGCAAGTTCCTCAAGAGCTTCATCCCCTACTCTGCTGCCTGTGGCGCGCTG GACCGCAACCTCGACAAGATGGCCCTCATCGCGGCgggcgccgaggccgagagcATCGACGCCGACGACTGGATGCCCTCCAAGATGTACCTGAGCGTGCCGCTCATGTGGGAGATACTGCAGTTCTCGTCCTCGGCGTCGCAGTTTGGCGCCGATcagggaggcggcggcggtctgCTCGACGCCTCCCTGGCCCCCGTCGTCCCGCCCCTCGACATGTCCGAGTCGTCGACGCTCGAGATCATCGTGGCCACGTCGCCCGAGATCACCATCAACATCGCCGACGGCGGGCAGGAGGCCCCGACCCGGCCGCAGCCCGTCATGCACCGTGGAGGCGGCGGGGTCGTCGGGGCTGCGGGAGGGGCAAGTGCTGGTGGCGGCGCTGTCGTTGCTGCCAACGCCGGGACTCACAATCCtcatcaccaccatcaccaccaccaccagaacaacaacagcagcaaccccGCCGCCGGTCACAGCATCAtggaccagcagcagcaggcagaCAGCCTGACCTTTTACACGACGCCGTGGCTGTATGCCGACCCGGCGCTGCTGGTGGGGATCGGGGATCTGAACCTGCCGCAGGAGGAGACTGGCAACGCGTGGTGGGAGGGTGAGAATCTGAATAATATCATGTTTAATTGA
- a CDS encoding gluconolactonase yields MNFYPVPPVIKAELCLRIPDDKRCIGQDSEWRGGFARKFQHIFLEGPVYDSDGNLYVVDIPYGRILRIDGSKNVTVSCKWDGEPNGLVGTADGKLLIADYKQGILSFDPADGKVKPHLTRRNLERFKGPNDLILDSRGNLYFTDQGQTGMTDQTGKVYRLSSDGRLDTLVENGASPNGLVLSVDEKFLFVAMTRSNQVWRLPLHDNGTTTKAGVFFQSFGSAGPDGLAVDEEGSLFVCHPSLGSVFVVDASGVPKARIVSGTDGVNLTKCCFGGPEHKTLFITDSLEGNVQKVEWHCRGAVPAPRLNKAKA; encoded by the exons ATGAATTTTTACCCAGTTCCCCCCGTGATCAAAGCCGAGTTGTGTCTCCGCATCCCAGACGACAAGAGGTGCATCGGCCAGGACTCAGAGTGGAGGGGTGGATTCGCCCGTAAATTCCAACACATCTTTCTCGAAGGTCCCGTGTACGACTCAGACGGTAATCTCTATGTCGTCGACATTCCTTATGGGAGGATACTGCGCATAGACGGCAGCAAAAATGTCACCGTCAGCTGCAAATGGGACGGTGAACCCAACGGATTGGTCGGTACAGCAGATGGGAAGCTGTTGATAGCAGATTATAAACAG GGAATTCTTTCATTCGACCCTGCGGACGGCAAAGTAAAACCCCACCTCACCCGCCGCAACCTGGAGCGGTTCAAAGGCCCCAACGACCTCATCCTGGACTCCAGGGGGAACCTCTACTTCACCGACCAGGGCCAGACGGGCATGACGGACCAGACGGGCAAGGTATACCGCCTCTCCTCGGACGGACGTCTGGACACGCTCGTCGAGAACGGCGCGTCCCCCAACGGGCTCGTGCTGTCCGTCGACGAAAAGTTCCTATTCGTGGCCATGACGCGGTCCAACCAGGTCTGGCGGCTGCCGCTGCACGACAACGGCACCACGACAAAGGCGGGCGTGTTCTTCCAGTCCTTTGGCAGCGCCGGGCCCGACGGGCTCGCCGTCGACGAGGAGGGCAGCCTCTTCGTCTGCCACCCGAGCCTGGGGTCCGTGTTCGTGGTGGACGCCAGCGGCGTGCCCAAGGCCAGGATCGTCAGCGGGACCGACGGCGTCAACCTGACCAAGTGCTGCTTCGGCGGGCCGGAGCACAAGACGCTGTTCATAACCGACAGCCTCGAGGGCAACGTGCAAAAGGTCGAGTGGCACTGCCGCGGGGCTGTACCGGCTCCGAGGCTGAACAAGGCAAAGGCGTAG